One window of the Microvirga mediterraneensis genome contains the following:
- a CDS encoding flavin reductase family protein, with product MSKSQASPDSAATGAASPDALLFREGMSRVTAAVHVVTTDGAAGRAGFTATAVTTVTDSPPSLLVCVNTTSRSAQALLANKVFCVNTLSAEDQALADIFAGRTGLQGQERFTVGEWEKLDTGSPALATSLVSFDCRIAEARIIATHHVIIGEIVRIRLGERRPTLVYQGRHYQRL from the coding sequence ATGTCGAAGTCTCAAGCCTCTCCCGATTCCGCCGCCACAGGTGCCGCGAGCCCCGATGCCCTTCTCTTTAGGGAAGGCATGAGCCGGGTGACCGCTGCCGTTCACGTGGTCACGACCGACGGCGCGGCCGGGCGCGCGGGCTTTACGGCTACGGCCGTCACCACGGTGACGGACAGCCCGCCCTCGCTCCTGGTCTGCGTCAACACCACCTCGCGCTCGGCCCAAGCCTTGCTGGCCAACAAGGTTTTCTGCGTGAACACCCTGAGCGCCGAGGATCAGGCGCTCGCGGACATCTTTGCGGGGCGCACCGGTCTCCAGGGCCAGGAGCGCTTCACGGTTGGGGAATGGGAGAAGCTCGATACGGGCTCGCCCGCTCTGGCGACAAGCCTCGTCTCCTTCGATTGCCGCATCGCCGAGGCACGGATCATCGCGACCCACCACGTCATCATCGGCGAGATCGTCCGCATCCGGCTGGGCGAACGCAGGCCGACGCTCGTCTACCAGGGACGGCATTACCAAAGGCTCTGA
- a CDS encoding branched-chain amino acid ABC transporter permease yields MEIFVQQLINGLTLGSIYGLIAIGYTMVFGIIGMVNFAHGDVFMLSAFIALIFFLILTTWLGISSVVLALFFVLIIAMVLTSLWGWAIERIAYRPLRGSFRLAPLISAIGVSIFLSNFVQVAQGARNKPTPPMVQDVIVLFQGESGYNVALSYKQIIIMVVTAVLLSIFWYVVQKTSLGRAQRACEQDRKMAALLGINVDRTISLTFVIGASLAAVAGTMYLLYYGVVSFNDGFVPGVKAFTAAVLGGIGSLPGAVLGGLIIGLIETFWSAYFSIEYKDVAAFSILAIVLIFMPSGILGRPEVEKV; encoded by the coding sequence ATGGAAATTTTTGTGCAGCAGCTCATCAATGGGCTGACTCTCGGGTCGATCTACGGCCTCATCGCCATCGGCTATACGATGGTCTTCGGCATCATCGGCATGGTGAACTTCGCCCACGGCGACGTCTTCATGCTCTCCGCCTTCATCGCCCTGATCTTCTTCCTGATCCTGACGACCTGGCTCGGGATCTCGTCGGTGGTGCTGGCGCTGTTCTTCGTCCTCATCATCGCGATGGTGCTCACCTCCCTATGGGGCTGGGCCATCGAGCGGATCGCCTACCGGCCCCTGCGCGGCTCGTTCCGCCTGGCGCCGCTGATCTCGGCCATCGGCGTCTCGATCTTCCTGTCCAACTTCGTCCAGGTCGCCCAGGGCGCGCGCAACAAGCCGACCCCGCCGATGGTGCAGGACGTGATCGTGCTGTTCCAGGGCGAGAGCGGCTACAACGTCGCCCTCTCCTACAAGCAGATCATCATCATGGTCGTGACGGCCGTGCTGCTCTCGATCTTCTGGTACGTCGTCCAGAAGACCTCGCTCGGCCGCGCCCAGCGCGCCTGTGAGCAGGACCGCAAGATGGCCGCCCTTCTCGGCATCAACGTGGACCGCACGATCTCCCTCACCTTCGTGATCGGCGCGTCGCTCGCGGCCGTCGCTGGCACCATGTATCTGCTGTATTATGGCGTGGTGAGCTTCAACGACGGCTTCGTGCCGGGCGTGAAGGCCTTCACGGCAGCGGTCCTGGGCGGCATCGGCTCCCTGCCGGGCGCGGTCCTCGGCGGGCTGATCATCGGCCTCATCGAGACCTTCTGGTCGGCCTATTTCTCGATCGAGTACAAGGATGTGGCCGCGTTCTCGATCCTCGCCATCGTGTTGATCTTCATGCCCTCCGGTATTCTCGGACGGCCTGAGGTCGAGAAGGTTTAA
- the livM gene encoding high-affinity branched-chain amino acid ABC transporter permease LivM: MNAPSITTAGQTQAATRTFDLGAALKDSLKTALIMLGLSIPILAYKTDQSGADLFLTPRWGLVAVICAIVFGMRLVLHAFTASRAYRQATPSAHQATEPVHAEPSAFQHVSRFAIPFFLGVALCFPVIIYLIQGGLNESRYWVDLGILILTYVMLGWGLNIVVGLAGLLDLGYVAFYAVGAYSYALLSTTFGLSFWICLPLAGILAAFWGMILGFPVLRLRGDYLAIVTLAFGEIVRLVLINWVDLTNGGAGISSIPRATFFGIPFTAGEGGFAQTFGLEFNGMHRIIFLYYLILVLALITNFVTMRLRKLPVGRAWEALREDEIACRSLGINTTNTKLTAFAIGAMFGGFAGSFFAVRQGFVSPESFNFLESAIILAIVVLGGMGSQIGVAIAAIVLVGGPEILRNLTFLQAIFGSGFDPNEYRLLLFGAGMVAMMVWRPRGLISEREPSVILKERKAISGSLVKEGHG, translated from the coding sequence ATGAACGCTCCTTCCATCACCACCGCGGGCCAGACCCAGGCCGCGACGCGGACCTTCGACCTGGGCGCCGCCCTGAAGGATTCGCTGAAGACGGCCCTCATCATGCTGGGCCTGTCGATCCCGATCCTCGCCTACAAGACCGACCAGTCCGGCGCCGACCTCTTCCTCACCCCCCGATGGGGCCTGGTTGCGGTCATCTGCGCCATCGTGTTCGGCATGCGCCTCGTGCTGCACGCCTTCACCGCCTCCAGGGCCTATCGCCAGGCGACGCCCAGCGCCCATCAGGCGACGGAGCCGGTCCATGCGGAGCCGAGCGCCTTCCAGCACGTCTCCAGGTTCGCCATTCCCTTCTTCCTCGGGGTGGCCCTGTGCTTCCCGGTGATCATCTACCTAATCCAGGGCGGCCTGAACGAGTCGCGCTACTGGGTCGACCTGGGCATCCTGATCCTCACCTACGTGATGCTCGGATGGGGCCTGAACATCGTGGTGGGCCTCGCGGGCCTGCTCGACCTGGGCTACGTCGCGTTCTACGCGGTCGGGGCCTATTCCTACGCCCTGCTCTCGACCACCTTCGGCCTGTCGTTCTGGATCTGCCTGCCGCTGGCCGGCATCCTGGCGGCCTTCTGGGGCATGATCCTCGGCTTCCCGGTGCTGCGCCTGCGCGGCGATTACCTCGCCATCGTGACCCTTGCCTTCGGCGAGATCGTCCGCCTCGTCCTCATCAACTGGGTGGACCTGACCAACGGCGGCGCCGGCATCTCGTCGATTCCGCGCGCGACCTTCTTCGGCATCCCGTTTACGGCGGGCGAAGGCGGCTTCGCGCAGACCTTCGGGCTCGAATTCAACGGCATGCACCGGATCATCTTCCTCTACTACCTGATCCTGGTGCTGGCACTGATCACCAACTTCGTGACCATGCGCCTGCGCAAGCTGCCCGTGGGACGCGCCTGGGAGGCCCTGCGAGAGGATGAGATTGCCTGCCGGTCGCTCGGCATCAACACCACGAACACCAAGCTGACGGCCTTCGCCATCGGCGCCATGTTCGGCGGCTTCGCCGGCTCGTTCTTCGCGGTCCGCCAGGGCTTCGTCTCCCCGGAAAGCTTCAACTTCCTGGAATCGGCGATCATCCTGGCCATCGTGGTGCTCGGCGGCATGGGTTCGCAGATCGGCGTCGCCATCGCGGCCATCGTGCTGGTCGGCGGCCCCGAGATCCTGCGCAACCTGACCTTCCTCCAGGCCATCTTCGGATCGGGATTCGACCCGAACGAGTATCGCCTGCTGCTCTTCGGCGCCGGCATGGTGGCGATGATGGTCTGGCGTCCGCGCGGCCTGATCTCGGAACGTGAACCCTCGGTGATCTTGAAAGAGCGCAAGGCCATTTCCGGCTCGCTCGTGAAGGAAGGACACGGCTAA
- a CDS encoding ABC transporter ATP-binding protein, which produces MTAATSIQQAAIDAGRQPLLSVRGVKTYYGNIIALKGVDMDVHEGEIVTLIGANGAGKSTLMMTIFGNPRAREGKITYAGQDITKMATHEIARMSIAQSPEGRRIFPRMTVFENLQMGASLHNMAHFDQDLERVCTLFPRLKERLQQRGGTLSGGEQQMLAIARALMSRPKLLLLDEPSLGLAPLIVKQIFEIIKELNQKDGMTVFLVEQNAYHALKLAHRGYVMVTGNITMSGTGKELLENPQVRAAYLEGGHH; this is translated from the coding sequence ATGACCGCTGCAACGAGCATTCAACAAGCCGCCATCGACGCGGGCCGGCAGCCGCTTCTCAGCGTCCGCGGCGTAAAGACCTATTACGGCAACATCATCGCCCTCAAGGGCGTCGACATGGATGTCCATGAAGGCGAGATCGTCACGCTGATCGGCGCCAACGGGGCGGGCAAGTCCACCCTGATGATGACGATCTTCGGCAACCCGCGCGCTCGCGAGGGCAAGATCACCTATGCGGGCCAGGACATCACCAAGATGGCCACCCACGAGATCGCCCGCATGTCGATCGCCCAGTCTCCCGAAGGCCGGCGCATCTTCCCGCGCATGACGGTGTTCGAGAACCTGCAGATGGGAGCGTCCCTGCACAACATGGCGCATTTCGACCAGGATCTGGAACGGGTCTGCACCCTGTTTCCGCGCCTGAAGGAACGCCTGCAGCAGCGCGGCGGCACCCTGTCGGGCGGCGAGCAGCAGATGCTGGCCATCGCCCGGGCGCTCATGAGCCGCCCGAAGCTCCTCCTCCTGGACGAGCCGTCGCTCGGTCTGGCGCCCCTGATCGTGAAGCAGATCTTCGAGATCATCAAGGAGCTGAACCAGAAGGACGGCATGACGGTCTTCCTCGTGGAGCAGAACGCCTACCATGCCCTCAAGCTGGCCCATCGCGGCTACGTGATGGTGACGGGCAACATCACCATGAGCGGCACCGGTAAGGAGCTGCTCGAGAACCCGCAAGTCCGGGCAGCCTATCTCGAAGGGGGGCATCACTGA
- a CDS encoding DUF6867 family protein yields MQGILYEEPSIWLFLLITVIMGGWAAWMTGRAIALTWRPFWTLIVYLFILGAAVRFIHFALFGGTLLSVHYYAVDTIVLLIIGALGFQYRRARMMTTQYRWLYERTGPFSWREKASAAKG; encoded by the coding sequence ATGCAGGGCATCCTTTACGAAGAGCCTTCGATCTGGCTCTTCCTTCTCATCACCGTGATCATGGGCGGCTGGGCGGCCTGGATGACCGGGCGGGCCATCGCCCTGACCTGGCGTCCGTTCTGGACCCTGATCGTCTACCTGTTCATCCTCGGCGCCGCGGTGCGCTTCATCCACTTCGCCCTGTTCGGAGGCACGCTGCTGTCGGTCCATTATTATGCCGTCGACACCATCGTGCTGCTGATCATCGGGGCGCTGGGTTTCCAGTACCGCCGCGCCCGCATGATGACCACCCAGTACCGCTGGCTCTACGAGCGGACCGGCCCTTTCTCCTGGCGGGAAAAGGCGTCTGCCGCCAAGGGCTAA